One Maribacter dokdonensis DSW-8 genomic region harbors:
- a CDS encoding TolB family protein, which yields MKSLIYLFAFVFTFFCSILQAQETIGIFDNQIGIGSPSLTGSASYNKNEQTYTINGAGKNMWFNNDEFQYLWTTIQGDFILRATINFKGKGKDPHRKAGWIIKNDLKSNTPHVNASIHGDGLTSLQYRRIIDGPTEEIKSNDESPTIVQLERRGTTYIMSTAKFGEEFTHVELNDVALDKEVYIGLFVCSHNPKVLETATFSNVRIIKPINKDFQQYQDYIGSNLELMDVSTGHRTIIYKSAHSIQAPNWTVDGKRLIYNSKGLLYNYDLDANAISILNTGFATKNNNDHVLSFDGKLLGISHHNPEDNNTSSIYYLPSEGSKEPIKVTKPGVGASYLHGWSPNQKEMLFTGERNGAYNIYSINVKSGKEEQLTNFETLDDGAEYNKNGKYIFFNSARSGTMQLYRMKANGKKQTQLTFDEYNDWFPHVSPDQKWIVFISFPKDIDPGEHPFYKHCMLRIMPINGGKPKVLAHIYGGQGTINVPSWSPDSKRIAFVTNTDNY from the coding sequence ATGAAATCGCTAATCTATCTATTTGCTTTCGTATTCACCTTTTTCTGTTCAATTCTACAAGCTCAAGAAACAATAGGAATTTTTGACAACCAAATAGGTATAGGCAGTCCTAGTTTGACCGGTTCTGCCAGTTATAATAAAAATGAACAGACTTATACCATAAATGGTGCTGGCAAAAATATGTGGTTTAACAACGATGAATTTCAATACCTCTGGACTACCATTCAAGGCGATTTTATTTTAAGAGCCACCATCAACTTTAAGGGAAAGGGCAAAGACCCGCACAGAAAAGCAGGATGGATTATAAAAAATGACCTAAAATCTAACACACCCCATGTTAATGCAAGTATTCATGGGGACGGATTAACTTCTTTACAATATCGAAGAATTATTGACGGACCTACCGAAGAAATTAAATCTAACGACGAATCACCTACTATAGTTCAGTTAGAAAGACGTGGCACTACGTACATAATGTCCACTGCTAAATTTGGAGAGGAATTTACACATGTTGAACTTAATGATGTGGCTTTGGACAAAGAAGTATACATAGGATTGTTCGTTTGTTCCCACAACCCTAAAGTATTGGAAACCGCAACTTTTAGCAATGTTAGGATTATTAAACCTATAAATAAAGATTTTCAACAATACCAAGATTATATTGGTAGCAACCTAGAGCTTATGGATGTTTCTACGGGACATCGGACCATAATTTACAAATCGGCTCACTCCATACAAGCGCCTAACTGGACTGTAGACGGTAAAAGGTTAATATATAATTCAAAAGGTCTATTATATAATTATGATCTAGACGCCAACGCTATAAGTATTCTCAACACAGGTTTTGCCACTAAAAATAATAATGACCATGTACTTAGTTTTGATGGTAAACTTTTAGGAATTAGCCATCATAACCCAGAGGACAATAATACTTCGTCTATTTATTATTTACCAAGCGAAGGAAGCAAAGAACCTATAAAAGTAACTAAGCCTGGTGTTGGTGCTTCTTATTTACATGGTTGGTCTCCAAACCAAAAAGAAATGCTGTTTACAGGAGAAAGAAATGGAGCATATAATATTTATTCAATTAACGTTAAATCTGGCAAAGAAGAGCAATTAACAAATTTTGAAACATTGGACGACGGTGCGGAATATAACAAAAACGGTAAGTATATATTTTTCAACTCAGCTCGTTCAGGCACAATGCAATTGTATAGAATGAAAGCAAATGGAAAAAAACAAACTCAATTAACTTTTGACGAATATAACGATTGGTTTCCTCATGTGAGTCCGGATCAAAAGTGGATTGTTTTTATTTCCTTCCCTAAAGATATTGATCCAGGGGAACATCCTTTTTACAAACATTGTATGCTAAGAATCATGCCAATAAATGGTGGAAAACCTAAAGTTTTAGCTCATATCTATGGAGGTCAAGGAACTATTAATGTACCTAGTTGGTCACCAGACAGTAAAAGAATTGCCTTCGTAACCAACACAGACAACTACTAA
- a CDS encoding DUF4251 domain-containing protein: MKAPFLFVLICCIMFSCKSSKTLIDDAHPIHSLVSSKNFEFSAKSASPMATQSLNAIANSGLLPPGNSVSRIDLNGNGYFLKVFNDSVSANLPYYGERQFGGTYGIAEGVEFNSVPSEYEQVFSEDKQKYIINFQISNKTDRYTITMHIFPNKSCLVNVNTTNRNTIQYNGNVKILNTENK, encoded by the coding sequence ATGAAAGCACCATTTTTATTTGTACTTATCTGTTGTATCATGTTTAGTTGTAAATCATCTAAAACCTTAATTGATGATGCGCACCCAATACATTCCTTAGTTTCGTCAAAGAATTTTGAGTTTTCAGCTAAATCTGCTAGTCCGATGGCTACGCAAAGTTTAAATGCTATTGCCAACAGCGGACTTTTACCACCTGGTAATAGTGTTTCAAGAATAGACTTAAATGGTAATGGATATTTTTTAAAAGTATTCAATGATAGTGTTTCCGCAAATTTGCCTTACTACGGTGAAAGACAATTTGGAGGTACTTACGGTATTGCGGAGGGGGTTGAGTTTAATAGTGTTCCCAGCGAATACGAACAAGTTTTCAGTGAAGACAAACAAAAGTATATCATTAACTTTCAAATAAGCAACAAAACGGATCGGTATACTATAACTATGCATATATTTCCAAACAAGTCTTGTTTGGTAAATGTAAATACTACCAATAGAAATACTATTCAATATAATGGTAATGTTAAAATATTAAATACTGAAAATAAATAA
- a CDS encoding HPF/RaiA family ribosome-associated protein, which produces MNINFEYDDVKASNRLEIMAAQKLEKLLDKYDFIVRSDVFFKKENTSSPDTGMVCNIRLSAPGPRLFAQSSSASFEASIASSIEDLHRQLEKRKAKMQSH; this is translated from the coding sequence ATGAATATCAATTTTGAATACGACGATGTAAAAGCCAGTAATCGTTTAGAGATTATGGCAGCGCAAAAATTAGAGAAATTATTGGATAAGTATGATTTTATTGTAAGATCCGATGTTTTCTTCAAAAAAGAGAATACCTCTTCCCCCGACACAGGTATGGTTTGCAACATACGCTTAAGTGCACCGGGACCGCGATTATTTGCGCAATCCTCTTCAGCTAGTTTTGAAGCTTCCATAGCTTCTTCGATTGAGGATTTACACCGACAATTAGAAAAAAGAAAAGCAAAAATGCAGTCTCATTAG
- a CDS encoding TerC family protein, with the protein MIVWIVFIAFVLVFLALDLGVFHKNEHVIKSKEAGIWTAIWVTVALAFSGVIYWLFNAEIIDNPTALTPNDAVLKYITGYLIELSLSVDNVFVIAVIFSSFKIPPLYQHRVLFWGILGAIVFRALMILFGVALITKFEWIIYVFGVFLLYTAFKMLKGDDDNFDPKNSFVFKQIKKIYPVTTTMHGHDFFVKRMGLNAATPLFVALIVIELTDILFALDSIPAILAITADPFIVFSSNILAILGLRSMYFLISRMLEKFRYINYSLVVILAFVGLKMLFSHYVHLPEWVSLTVISVALISGILASTLIKDKNKEHGTES; encoded by the coding sequence ATGATAGTCTGGATAGTCTTTATCGCATTTGTACTTGTATTTCTTGCCCTTGACCTAGGGGTATTCCACAAGAACGAACATGTAATCAAATCTAAGGAGGCAGGCATCTGGACCGCTATATGGGTAACCGTTGCCCTAGCATTTAGTGGTGTTATTTATTGGCTCTTCAATGCGGAAATTATTGACAACCCAACTGCACTTACGCCAAATGACGCCGTTTTAAAATATATAACGGGTTATCTCATTGAGCTTTCACTTAGTGTGGACAATGTATTTGTAATCGCCGTTATTTTTTCATCCTTTAAAATTCCGCCTTTATACCAACACCGTGTGTTATTTTGGGGAATTCTAGGGGCAATCGTATTTAGAGCATTAATGATTTTATTTGGTGTTGCATTAATAACCAAATTCGAATGGATCATTTATGTTTTTGGAGTATTCTTATTGTATACCGCATTTAAAATGCTAAAGGGCGATGACGATAATTTTGACCCAAAAAATTCTTTTGTCTTTAAACAAATAAAGAAGATTTACCCCGTAACGACGACTATGCATGGTCACGATTTCTTTGTTAAACGAATGGGGCTCAATGCTGCTACACCGCTTTTTGTTGCATTAATAGTGATCGAATTGACAGATATTCTTTTTGCACTTGATAGTATACCTGCCATATTAGCAATAACAGCTGACCCGTTTATTGTATTCAGCTCTAACATACTTGCTATTTTAGGTTTACGTTCTATGTATTTTTTAATATCCAGAATGCTAGAAAAATTCAGGTACATCAATTATAGCTTAGTGGTTATTTTAGCTTTCGTAGGTCTAAAAATGCTTTTCTCTCATTATGTTCATTTACCGGAATGGGTCTCGCTGACCGTAATTTCGGTAGCACTGATTTCCGGTATTCTTGCATCTACTCTAATTAAGGATAAGAACAAGGAACACGGTACCGAGAGCTAA
- a CDS encoding acyl carrier protein codes for MQKEEKYQKLKNIIKVYLPEDVAFSDISEDSHLMNDLNINSANLVDIVLDVEDAFDIRLENEDMENMQTVNDAVAIIDAKLNT; via the coding sequence ATGCAAAAAGAAGAAAAGTATCAAAAATTAAAAAATATTATCAAAGTCTACCTTCCCGAAGACGTAGCGTTTTCTGATATTTCAGAAGATAGCCATCTGATGAACGACTTAAATATCAACTCTGCCAACTTGGTAGATATTGTGTTGGATGTGGAGGATGCTTTTGATATCCGGTTAGAGAACGAGGATATGGAAAACATGCAGACCGTTAATGATGCCGTTGCTATTATAGATGCAAAATTAAATACATAA
- a CDS encoding beta-ketoacyl-[acyl-carrier-protein] synthase family protein codes for MGRRVVITGLGVCAPNGVGLTDFTQALLDGKSGIRHQPNLEKLGFGCQVAGEPLVKDNLINSYFTPLERRGLNASGIVYGVIAGVDAWNDAGLVKNTTNEPSWDRGIVFGTGILGVDKFREAIHLIDDGNVRRLGSTSVIQTMASGISAYLGGMLGCGNQVTTNSAACTTGTEGIIMAYDRISQGKAEIMLTGSCSDSGPYVWGGFDAMRILPRGYNNDPAKASRSMSATASGFIPGSGAGALVLESLESAQERGTHIYAEVLGGEINSGGQVGEGSMTAPNSLAVQRCIKNAVVNAGIEASDIDVINGHLTATSKDSLEIENWSVALNRKGADFPLINSFKGAVGHCLAAAGSIECVAAILQFKEQVVFKNINCEDVHPEITELIADSCIPRKTLEHAPSIIAKASFGFGDVNACVIFKAFTK; via the coding sequence ATGGGTAGACGTGTTGTAATTACAGGTTTAGGAGTTTGTGCGCCAAATGGTGTAGGTCTTACTGATTTTACCCAGGCATTATTGGATGGTAAAAGTGGCATTAGGCATCAACCAAATTTAGAGAAACTTGGCTTTGGTTGTCAAGTAGCGGGAGAGCCCTTGGTGAAAGATAATTTGATCAATTCTTATTTTACTCCCTTAGAAAGAAGGGGGCTAAATGCTTCGGGAATTGTGTATGGTGTAATTGCAGGTGTGGATGCTTGGAATGATGCGGGACTTGTTAAGAACACGACAAATGAGCCTAGTTGGGATCGTGGAATTGTTTTTGGAACAGGTATACTAGGGGTAGATAAATTTAGGGAAGCCATTCATTTAATAGATGATGGCAATGTGAGAAGATTGGGTAGTACTTCGGTTATTCAAACCATGGCAAGTGGAATTAGTGCTTATTTAGGGGGTATGTTAGGGTGTGGAAATCAAGTGACCACCAATTCTGCAGCTTGTACCACGGGAACAGAAGGTATAATTATGGCTTATGATAGAATAAGCCAAGGAAAGGCGGAAATTATGCTCACAGGTAGTTGTAGTGACAGCGGACCTTATGTATGGGGAGGTTTTGATGCCATGCGTATATTGCCTAGGGGATATAATAATGACCCGGCAAAGGCGAGCCGGTCAATGAGTGCAACTGCAAGCGGATTTATACCGGGTAGCGGGGCAGGAGCTTTGGTATTAGAATCTTTAGAAAGTGCGCAAGAACGTGGTACACACATATACGCCGAAGTTTTAGGTGGGGAAATCAATAGTGGAGGGCAAGTAGGCGAAGGTTCTATGACAGCACCCAATAGCTTGGCGGTACAACGCTGTATTAAGAATGCTGTAGTCAATGCCGGTATAGAAGCATCGGATATAGATGTTATTAACGGACATTTGACGGCTACCTCAAAAGACAGCTTGGAAATTGAGAATTGGAGCGTGGCCTTAAATAGAAAAGGGGCGGATTTTCCTTTAATCAATTCTTTTAAAGGTGCAGTAGGTCATTGTTTGGCAGCTGCAGGTAGTATAGAATGTGTGGCGGCTATTCTTCAATTTAAAGAACAAGTTGTTTTTAAAAATATCAATTGTGAAGATGTTCACCCTGAAATAACTGAACTGATCGCAGATTCATGTATCCCAAGAAAGACGTTAGAACATGCACCTAGTATAATAGCCAAAGCCAGTTTTGGATTTGGAGATGTCAATGCCTGTGTAATTTTTAAAGCGTTTACTAAATGA
- a CDS encoding 3-hydroxyacyl-ACP dehydratase FabZ family protein, producing MKKSYSYILDQLPYAHPFLFVDKILNAHDTGVDGSYTFKADADFYSGHFKNNPVTPGVILTECCAQIGLVCLGIYLMGKDEAEKTVGISMSSSEMDFLLPVFPGERVKVISELKYFRFQKLKCHVKMYNEQDKLVCKGILAGMMR from the coding sequence ATGAAAAAATCATATTCTTATATATTGGACCAATTGCCTTATGCGCATCCTTTTTTATTTGTAGATAAAATTTTAAATGCGCATGATACTGGTGTTGATGGCTCATATACGTTTAAGGCTGATGCTGATTTTTATAGTGGTCATTTTAAGAATAACCCTGTAACGCCTGGAGTCATATTGACGGAGTGTTGTGCCCAAATAGGTTTGGTTTGTTTGGGCATATATTTAATGGGGAAAGATGAGGCAGAGAAAACGGTTGGTATAAGTATGAGCAGTTCGGAAATGGATTTTTTATTACCTGTTTTTCCTGGAGAACGGGTAAAAGTAATTTCAGAACTGAAGTATTTTAGATTCCAGAAATTAAAGTGCCATGTAAAAATGTATAATGAACAAGATAAACTGGTCTGTAAAGGTATATTGGCAGGCATGATGAGATAG
- a CDS encoding SDR family oxidoreductase gives MENRYWALILGGSSGLGLATAKKLALHGYHIIIIHRDRRADMDIIEEHFNEIEALGNQLLAMNVDALNAEKRKGIIDDIRQKLPLGHKIKVMVHSVAKGTLKPMYSKTAPTLVDVDFRITFDAMALSLFDWTKALETAGLFADDTRVISFTSEGNTKALPNYSAVSVAKVALEALTRSIALEFASVGIKANCIQAGITITKSLSMIPGFEQIKENALSRNPNNRLTTPEDIANAVYLLTTDEAKWITGTVIKVDGGESLL, from the coding sequence ATGGAAAATAGGTATTGGGCATTAATTTTAGGCGGTAGTAGCGGGTTAGGGTTGGCAACGGCAAAGAAATTGGCTTTACATGGCTACCATATAATCATAATTCATAGGGATAGACGGGCAGATATGGATATCATCGAAGAACATTTCAATGAAATTGAAGCATTAGGCAATCAATTACTGGCAATGAATGTAGATGCCTTAAATGCTGAGAAAAGAAAAGGAATTATTGATGATATAAGGCAGAAGTTGCCTTTAGGGCATAAGATTAAGGTAATGGTACATAGCGTGGCAAAAGGCACATTAAAGCCTATGTACTCCAAAACAGCACCTACTTTAGTAGATGTAGATTTCAGAATAACTTTTGACGCAATGGCATTAAGCTTGTTCGATTGGACAAAAGCCTTGGAAACAGCAGGGTTGTTTGCTGATGATACTAGGGTTATATCGTTTACCAGTGAAGGTAATACCAAGGCCTTACCTAATTATAGCGCTGTTTCAGTGGCTAAGGTGGCATTAGAGGCATTGACAAGAAGTATTGCACTGGAGTTCGCTTCCGTAGGTATAAAGGCAAATTGTATACAAGCGGGTATTACAATAACCAAATCATTATCAATGATTCCCGGTTTTGAACAAATTAAAGAAAATGCCCTGAGTAGAAACCCTAATAATCGTTTAACCACTCCAGAAGACATTGCCAATGCAGTGTATTTACTTACCACTGATGAGGCAAAATGGATAACGGGTACCGTAATCAAGGTAGATGGTGGTGAAAGTTTATTGTAA
- a CDS encoding type III polyketide synthase, with product MNYTRIVTVTKELPPYYRNTEDIIPLVEYWLSGQEERFTRKVVKIFEGAAVDKRYSIMPPEDVFQTTSFEDKNKIYSREAKRMGGNVLKKALGKSNWAASSIDYIITVSCTGIMIPSLDAYLINELGMRQDVVRLPVTEMGCAAGVSGLIYAHNFLKSNPGKRIALVSVESPTATFQLQDYSMANMVSAAIFGDGAACVLLSSEENAIGPKIIGEEMYHFHNATQMMGFDLTNHGLKMILDPAVPETIADHFAEIVHPFLEKYGSSIQKVDHLVFHPGGRKIVQTVEALFGALGKNIDDTREVLRLYGNMSSATVLYVLERFMDKKIPEGEQGLILSFGPGFSAQRVLIEW from the coding sequence ATGAATTACACAAGAATTGTAACTGTCACCAAAGAATTACCACCGTATTATAGAAATACCGAGGATATTATTCCCCTTGTTGAATATTGGTTAAGTGGGCAAGAGGAACGGTTTACCAGAAAAGTGGTTAAAATATTTGAAGGCGCTGCGGTAGATAAACGTTATTCAATTATGCCACCGGAAGATGTGTTTCAAACAACTTCTTTTGAAGATAAGAACAAGATTTATAGCAGAGAAGCCAAACGTATGGGGGGCAATGTTTTAAAGAAAGCCTTGGGCAAAAGTAATTGGGCGGCTTCATCAATAGATTACATTATTACGGTTAGTTGTACAGGTATAATGATTCCATCGTTAGATGCATATTTGATCAATGAATTGGGTATGCGACAAGATGTAGTTAGACTTCCCGTAACAGAAATGGGTTGTGCAGCTGGCGTTTCCGGGCTCATATATGCACACAATTTTTTGAAATCCAATCCGGGTAAGCGCATTGCCTTGGTATCGGTAGAAAGTCCCACCGCAACCTTTCAGCTTCAAGACTATTCCATGGCAAATATGGTCAGTGCGGCAATTTTTGGTGATGGGGCGGCATGTGTGTTATTATCATCCGAAGAAAATGCAATTGGACCTAAAATAATTGGAGAGGAAATGTACCATTTTCATAATGCTACCCAAATGATGGGGTTTGACCTTACCAACCACGGATTGAAAATGATACTTGATCCCGCAGTACCCGAAACCATTGCTGATCATTTTGCAGAAATAGTACATCCTTTTTTAGAAAAGTACGGTAGTTCCATTCAGAAAGTAGACCACTTGGTATTTCATCCTGGTGGAAGAAAAATTGTGCAGACCGTAGAAGCTTTATTTGGCGCTTTAGGGAAAAACATTGATGACACTAGAGAGGTATTGCGTCTTTATGGAAATATGAGTAGTGCTACGGTGCTTTACGTTTTAGAGCGCTTCATGGATAAGAAAATTCCGGAAGGAGAGCAAGGGCTCATTCTAAGTTTTGGGCCAGGATTTTCGGCACAACGGGTATTAATAGAATGGTAG
- a CDS encoding methyltransferase domain-containing protein: MIDFKYRSEEVEIMDTYKGTISELELILNDINRVNNLLGGYRITLNAVFELLRFKNKKSYTILDMGCSDGTMLKKLASAARKKNIDLKLIGIDLNAKALELAKRNTIDYPEISYIQADILLHDFSDLKIDIVMSTLTLHHFTDDGVLKFVNRFVQLASIGVVINDLERSPVAYYLFKIFSWFFIKTEIGKKDGLLSIRRAIKINELRQIAHKVSNVTHHIQWKWAFRYVWVLKKK, from the coding sequence ATGATAGATTTTAAGTATAGAAGTGAAGAAGTGGAGATTATGGATACCTACAAAGGTACCATCTCCGAGCTTGAGTTAATATTAAATGATATTAATAGGGTCAATAATTTGCTAGGTGGTTACCGTATTACTTTAAATGCTGTTTTTGAATTACTTAGGTTTAAAAATAAAAAATCGTATACGATTTTAGATATGGGTTGTTCCGATGGAACCATGCTGAAAAAGCTTGCGTCTGCAGCCAGAAAGAAGAATATTGACCTTAAATTAATAGGAATAGACTTAAATGCAAAAGCACTGGAGTTGGCAAAGCGGAATACCATAGATTATCCAGAAATTAGCTATATACAGGCTGATATTCTTTTACACGATTTCTCCGATTTAAAAATAGATATTGTGATGTCTACATTGACCCTTCACCACTTTACGGATGATGGTGTTTTAAAGTTTGTAAATCGGTTTGTACAATTAGCTTCAATTGGGGTGGTCATCAATGATTTGGAGCGTAGTCCGGTTGCCTATTACTTGTTTAAAATATTTAGTTGGTTTTTTATAAAAACTGAAATTGGCAAAAAAGATGGCTTATTATCTATTCGAAGAGCAATTAAAATAAATGAATTGCGACAAATAGCTCATAAGGTTTCTAATGTAACGCATCATATACAATGGAAATGGGCATTTAGATATGTATGGGTTTTAAAAAAGAAGTAG
- a CDS encoding NAD(P)/FAD-dependent oxidoreductase, whose protein sequence is MKEHSILIIGGGLAGLCAAVHLAMEGLDVAILEKQTYPHHKVCGEYVSKEVEPYLQRLGIDLRAKGAIEITRFSMSAIDGYSIETELPLGGFGISRYAFDNYLYLRAKELGVIFYFEKVISTAFKDDQFTVVTNVKNYTAKIVIGAYGKRSVLDKKLDRNFSRKKHSWLAVKAHYKVSDFPKGIVALHNFKGGYGGLSQTESGAINFCYLAHYNSFKACKDVDSYTQEIVGENPSLRKFLENSEPVFDNPMTIAQISFDKKDSVVDHMLMCGDTAGLIHPLCGNGMAMAIHSAKIASELIVQFYGQGKYSRVALEQDYRKAWSKNFARRLWFGRILQGILLNEKWVSIGLKTIGRSITVLRYIISKTHGKPIV, encoded by the coding sequence ATGAAGGAGCATAGCATACTGATAATTGGAGGTGGTCTAGCGGGACTTTGCGCCGCGGTTCATTTGGCTATGGAAGGATTGGATGTTGCCATATTGGAGAAACAGACTTATCCACATCATAAAGTATGCGGTGAATATGTGTCTAAAGAAGTTGAGCCATATTTACAACGTTTGGGTATAGACTTAAGAGCTAAAGGAGCTATAGAAATTACCCGGTTTAGTATGAGTGCCATTGATGGTTATAGTATAGAAACCGAACTGCCTTTGGGCGGATTTGGTATTAGTAGATATGCATTTGATAATTACCTATATCTACGGGCAAAAGAACTTGGGGTCATTTTTTATTTTGAAAAAGTAATTTCTACGGCGTTTAAAGATGATCAATTTACCGTGGTAACAAATGTAAAGAACTATACGGCAAAAATAGTCATTGGTGCATATGGTAAGCGTTCTGTACTAGATAAGAAACTTGATAGAAACTTCAGTAGAAAGAAGCATTCTTGGTTGGCGGTAAAGGCACATTATAAGGTTTCTGATTTTCCAAAGGGTATAGTAGCATTACACAATTTTAAAGGAGGTTATGGTGGCTTGTCCCAAACGGAAAGTGGAGCAATAAATTTCTGTTATTTAGCACACTACAACAGTTTTAAAGCTTGTAAAGATGTGGATAGCTACACACAGGAAATTGTTGGGGAAAATCCGTCTTTGAGAAAATTTCTAGAAAATTCCGAACCTGTTTTTGATAATCCCATGACCATAGCACAAATATCCTTTGATAAAAAAGACAGTGTAGTAGACCATATGCTGATGTGTGGAGATACTGCGGGACTTATACATCCACTCTGTGGCAATGGTATGGCTATGGCAATACACAGTGCTAAAATTGCTTCAGAACTGATTGTTCAATTTTACGGTCAAGGTAAATATAGTCGTGTTGCTTTAGAGCAAGATTACCGGAAAGCTTGGTCTAAAAATTTTGCTAGAAGATTATGGTTTGGCAGAATATTACAAGGCATATTATTAAATGAAAAATGGGTTTCAATAGGCTTAAAAACCATTGGAAGATCAATAACAGTATTAAGATATATTATTTCAAAAACACATGGTAAGCCTATAGTTTAA
- a CDS encoding OmpA family protein, which translates to MILRKTSYIIALAMVMSCSTVKNANKTQKGAVIGATGGAVIGGVLGNNVGSGNNTALGAILGAAIGGAAGGYIGNRMDRQAERIEEEIPGAEVKRVGEGINVTFNEDAGVYFDTNKSNVQGTSATTLNKLVGIFKEYPKSNILVEGHTDSAGAEEYNLNLSKQRAESVTNYLISQGIDASRFDTKWYGETQPVGDNSTAAGKAKNRRVELAIVASESLKQEAKTQTN; encoded by the coding sequence ATGATATTACGCAAAACTAGTTACATAATCGCTCTTGCCATGGTAATGAGCTGTAGTACAGTAAAAAATGCAAATAAAACCCAAAAAGGTGCGGTAATAGGCGCAACGGGTGGAGCCGTAATCGGTGGTGTTTTAGGAAATAACGTAGGTAGTGGAAATAATACCGCTCTGGGTGCAATTTTAGGTGCTGCCATAGGTGGCGCTGCCGGTGGATACATAGGAAATAGAATGGACCGCCAAGCTGAGCGTATAGAAGAGGAAATTCCAGGAGCAGAAGTGAAAAGAGTAGGTGAAGGTATCAATGTTACGTTTAACGAAGATGCCGGAGTTTATTTTGACACCAATAAATCAAATGTACAAGGTACATCTGCAACTACATTGAACAAATTGGTTGGTATTTTCAAAGAATACCCAAAATCAAATATTTTGGTAGAGGGCCACACTGATAGTGCAGGTGCAGAAGAGTATAACCTTAATCTTTCTAAGCAAAGAGCGGAGTCGGTAACCAATTATTTAATAAGCCAAGGGATAGACGCTAGTCGTTTTGATACCAAATGGTATGGAGAAACACAGCCAGTTGGTGATAACAGTACCGCTGCGGGAAAAGCAAAGAACAGACGTGTGGAGTTGGCAATTGTTGCCAGTGAGTCTCTAAAACAAGAAGCTAAAACCCAGACGAACTAA
- a CDS encoding lipocalin family protein, with amino-acid sequence MKKMILLFSVVLLISSCSISKDARGKRNLLSGTWTLNNVSFEGNTGNVKAVLFNDVEDICLEGSEWFFRDNNSTGRYTIDQSTFCTGGDRYIRWSVVEREENYTSQLQFKFINEKNQDISGGAGYRLNIENLTEYAMTLKSNVMVEGSPVNVVYEFSKK; translated from the coding sequence ATGAAAAAAATGATTTTGCTTTTTAGTGTGGTACTCTTAATATCCTCATGCTCAATTTCGAAGGATGCTAGGGGCAAGCGCAATCTACTAAGCGGTACTTGGACCTTGAACAATGTTTCTTTTGAGGGTAATACGGGCAATGTTAAGGCTGTTTTGTTCAATGATGTTGAAGATATTTGTTTAGAGGGCAGCGAATGGTTCTTTAGAGATAATAACAGCACTGGTAGATATACCATTGACCAATCCACTTTTTGTACAGGGGGCGATCGTTATATTAGATGGTCTGTTGTAGAACGTGAAGAAAATTATACAAGCCAACTACAGTTCAAATTCATTAACGAGAAAAACCAAGATATTTCCGGAGGTGCGGGTTACCGTTTAAATATTGAAAACCTTACGGAGTATGCAATGACCCTAAAGTCTAACGTTATGGTAGAAGGATCACCCGTGAACGTAGTTTATGAATTCAGTAAAAAATAA